One part of the Candidatus Hydrogenedentota bacterium genome encodes these proteins:
- a CDS encoding general secretion pathway protein GspK, with translation MSPARGGYVLVSVLWVVAMLTVVTLSYHHRARLEVQAARYSLDTTQCRLAARGAVERGLVELQLMDLKAQFDPIPEAALAPINYLGQDWARPLDLYAAGGLLDPGEGFDEDVALVRIEDLERRIDINTAPLEILENLPGLTRSALRAIHARRTGVGDSGASPGEGPVRFHDIAELRDLDDVDEAAWRGAGETPGLRDLLAAFGDGRINVNTAPAGVLVRIPNVTEEDAETIVAWREGDDGAPGTADDRPYTSWEQFASATGLAGDAMQSLQRHCKFDSDFFKITGLATRRGGRIRAACSAVVRLPNGSGAPILLSWSEESLGSQ, from the coding sequence ATGAGCCCGGCGCGCGGCGGTTATGTTCTGGTCAGCGTGCTCTGGGTGGTGGCCATGCTGACCGTGGTGACGCTTTCGTACCACCACCGGGCGCGATTGGAGGTGCAGGCGGCGCGGTACAGCCTCGACACCACCCAGTGCCGGCTGGCGGCGCGCGGCGCGGTGGAACGCGGCCTGGTCGAGCTGCAATTGATGGATCTGAAGGCGCAATTCGACCCCATCCCCGAGGCGGCCCTGGCGCCGATCAACTACCTCGGGCAGGATTGGGCGCGGCCCCTGGACCTGTACGCCGCCGGCGGCCTGCTGGATCCGGGCGAGGGCTTCGACGAGGACGTCGCTCTCGTGCGCATCGAAGACCTGGAGCGCCGGATCGATATCAACACGGCGCCCCTGGAGATCCTGGAGAACCTGCCCGGCCTCACGCGATCGGCCCTGCGCGCAATCCACGCGCGCCGCACGGGCGTCGGCGACTCGGGCGCATCGCCGGGCGAGGGACCGGTACGCTTCCACGATATCGCCGAGCTTCGCGACCTCGACGACGTGGACGAAGCGGCCTGGCGCGGCGCGGGCGAAACACCCGGCTTGCGCGATCTGTTGGCGGCCTTCGGCGACGGGCGGATCAATGTGAACACCGCCCCCGCCGGCGTGCTGGTGCGCATTCCCAACGTCACGGAGGAAGACGCGGAAACCATCGTGGCGTGGCGCGAAGGCGACGATGGCGCGCCCGGAACCGCAGATGATCGCCCCTACACGAGTTGGGAGCAGTTTGCGTCCGCGACGGGCCTCGCGGGCGACGCGATGCAATCCCTCCAGCGCCATTGCAAGTTCGATTCGGACTTTTTTAAGATTACCGGACTGGCGACACGGCGCGGTGGACGCATCCGCGCCGCGTGTAGCGCCGTGGTGCGCCTGCCAAACGGTTCCGGCGCCCCCATCCTGCTTTCGTGGTCGGAGGAATCCCTTGGCTCGCAGTGA
- a CDS encoding prepilin-type N-terminal cleavage/methylation domain-containing protein, giving the protein MNPNRASRGGFTLAEVLVATVLLSIVMASVYSLFQTTIAAWRSAEGDSGLHRQARHVLDLLEQEYSNLHAGGSQLFEGADDGFTMYAVAQPVNVTSGEGRRLMRIRYRHDRANATLVREEAIVEGVLPGAVRDATALDETRIRVRNEARFVAARGVREFQVRYLWVARPDPEYWRGPPVPVEPRRADRHQPGWGLPQAIAVSIILEDDRSPEERLSFETVLVTRTLNRQRDAREIARMLESAP; this is encoded by the coding sequence ATGAATCCGAACCGCGCGAGCCGGGGTGGCTTCACGCTGGCCGAGGTGCTCGTCGCGACGGTGCTCCTGAGCATCGTAATGGCGTCGGTGTATTCCCTGTTTCAGACCACCATCGCCGCCTGGCGATCCGCCGAGGGCGACAGCGGGCTCCACCGCCAGGCCCGGCACGTGCTGGATCTCCTGGAACAGGAATACAGCAACCTGCACGCGGGAGGCAGCCAGCTTTTCGAAGGCGCGGACGACGGGTTTACCATGTACGCCGTCGCGCAGCCAGTCAATGTAACGTCCGGCGAGGGGCGTCGGCTCATGCGGATACGCTACCGCCACGATCGCGCGAACGCCACCCTCGTCCGTGAGGAGGCCATCGTCGAGGGCGTGCTGCCCGGCGCCGTCCGGGACGCGACGGCGCTGGATGAAACGCGCATTCGCGTGCGGAACGAAGCCCGTTTCGTGGCGGCCCGGGGGGTGCGGGAATTCCAGGTGCGCTACCTCTGGGTCGCGCGGCCCGACCCGGAGTACTGGCGCGGCCCGCCGGTTCCGGTCGAGCCACGCCGCGCCGATCGCCACCAGCCCGGCTGGGGCCTACCGCAGGCCATCGCCGTTTCCATAATCCTGGAGGACGATCGGAGTCCGGAGGAACGCCTTTCCTTCGAGACGGTTTTGGTCACGCGCACCCTCAACCGGCAGCGCGACGCCCGGGAGATCGCCCGCATGCTGGAGAGCGCACCATGA
- a CDS encoding type II secretion system protein produces the protein MRGRRGYILVETVTAMAVLSITAAAVQQALYTAIQARGLARDYTVARILLDQLAAEVDLAPRLADGATESGVFEPPFDRFEYAWYVEQAPLEPPDLPPGLDPARRATLEAAMKHPMGRVHFEIRWTRAGEPVSVSAATLIAPGRLWTDPGGVGQ, from the coding sequence GTGAGGGGACGCCGCGGCTATATTCTCGTCGAAACCGTGACGGCGATGGCGGTGCTCAGCATCACGGCCGCGGCGGTCCAGCAGGCGCTCTACACCGCGATTCAGGCGCGCGGGCTGGCGCGGGACTACACGGTCGCGCGTATCCTGCTGGATCAGCTTGCGGCGGAGGTCGACCTCGCCCCGCGCCTCGCGGACGGCGCGACCGAGTCGGGCGTCTTCGAGCCCCCCTTTGATCGTTTCGAATACGCGTGGTACGTCGAGCAGGCGCCGCTGGAGCCCCCCGACCTCCCGCCGGGACTCGATCCCGCGCGGCGCGCCACACTGGAAGCCGCCATGAAGCACCCGATGGGCCGGGTCCACTTCGAGATACGCTGGACCCGCGCCGGAGAGCCGGTTTCGGTGTCCGCCGCCACCCTGATCGCGCCCGGACGCCTCTGGACCGATCCCGGCGGGGTGGGCCAATGA
- a CDS encoding prepilin-type N-terminal cleavage/methylation domain-containing protein, producing MPALAPRRIRSGPGFTLLELIVTVSILAVLTAVIVPLYGSAVTALQRRGAQGDLVARLLYAQELAVREGREIRLYLDERAQTYWLEGWAGGDGHDKRFEPLADPAAGGLHTLPPGLRIARLDARTDRARRLSYVACLPNGACDRVRIRLARGDEPGATISTTGILGGVEVAP from the coding sequence ATGCCCGCCCTGGCGCCACGCCGAATCCGATCGGGACCCGGCTTCACCCTGCTGGAGCTTATCGTTACCGTCAGTATCCTGGCGGTCCTGACCGCCGTTATCGTGCCGTTGTATGGCAGCGCGGTCACCGCCCTGCAACGGCGCGGCGCCCAGGGCGACCTGGTGGCGCGCCTGCTCTACGCGCAGGAACTCGCGGTCCGCGAGGGACGGGAAATCCGGCTGTATCTCGATGAGCGCGCGCAGACCTACTGGCTTGAGGGCTGGGCCGGCGGCGATGGCCATGACAAGCGCTTCGAACCGCTGGCGGACCCGGCGGCGGGCGGCCTCCATACGCTGCCTCCCGGCCTACGCATCGCGCGCCTCGACGCCCGGACGGATCGCGCGCGCCGGCTCTCCTACGTGGCGTGCCTGCCCAACGGCGCCTGCGACCGCGTCCGGATCCGCCTGGCGCGCGGGGACGAGCCGGGCGCCACCATAAGCACCACGGGCATCCTGGGCGGTGTTGAGGTCGCGCCGTGA
- a CDS encoding type II secretion system protein GspG — protein MRNNGGFTLIELILVTVIIGILAGMVVVTFGGRVRESQIRAAKGDIASLSTAIGLYALDHNDTYPPSLDALTAAVNGKRNYVESVRPDPWGNPYNYKPASSARLADYQIWSSGPDGVPGTEDDVTRDSVME, from the coding sequence ATGCGAAACAACGGCGGTTTCACCCTGATCGAACTGATCCTGGTTACGGTCATCATCGGCATCCTCGCTGGGATGGTCGTGGTCACCTTCGGAGGGCGTGTCCGGGAGTCCCAAATCCGCGCGGCCAAGGGGGACATCGCGAGCCTGTCCACAGCGATCGGGCTCTACGCCCTCGACCACAACGACACCTATCCCCCGTCCCTGGACGCGCTGACCGCCGCGGTGAACGGCAAGCGCAATTACGTCGAATCCGTGCGCCCCGATCCCTGGGGCAACCCCTACAACTACAAGCCGGCCTCCAGCGCGCGCCTGGCGGATTACCAGATTTGGTCCTCCGGACCGGATGGCGTCCCCGGCACCGAGGACGACGTCACGCGCGATTCCGTGATGGAATAG